One Elephas maximus indicus isolate mEleMax1 chromosome 16, mEleMax1 primary haplotype, whole genome shotgun sequence DNA window includes the following coding sequences:
- the TCTN3 gene encoding tectonic-3 isoform X3, protein MCAPRLVLLLFLMFPESAWPQPSFSPSGVVPTPSDLGPSTLGGTLQSSSEGTETPRALPGISTAGPTAVTPSVPGNRTMDLFPVLPVCVCDLTPGACDINCCCDRDCYLLHPRTVFSFCLPGSVRSSSWVCVDNSLIFRSNSPFPTRVFTDSNGIRQFCVHVNNSELNYFQKLQKVDTINFQALAAEFGGFHFISTFQIQSPPPFYRAGDPILTYFSKWSIVSLLRQPAGVGAGGLCAESNPAGFLDSKSTTCTRFFKNLASSCISDPALDAASYYNFTVLKVPRGMTDLQNMKVPVTLVSQAASPLLAGNTCQNVVSQVMYEIETNGTFGIQRVSVSFQQTNLTIEPDASLQQRFVTRFRAFEQNTAASRPGPRSGNPGYIVGKPLLALTGDVSYSMTLLQSQGDGTCSEKRHKVQFGVNAISGCKLRLREVDYSHLPQEIYQTLHGKPRPEHVAVFGNADPAHEGQWTRILSRNCSVLAMNYTSCCFIPVSLEIQVLWAYIGLQSNPQAHVSGVRFVYQCQFVQGSSDQQQYTFSSREDKEPFLQPFQLCCT, encoded by the exons ATGTGCGCCCCGCGACTCGTGCTACTGCTCTTCCTGATGTTCCCTGAGAGCGCCTGGCCTCAGCCCTCTTTTTCCCCGTCAGGGGTAGTGCCCACCCCTTCGGACCTGGGGCCAAGTACGCTGGGTGGGACCCTCCAGTCCTCCTCCGAGGGCACTGAAACCCCCCGGGCGTTGCCTGGAATCTCCACCGCGGGCCCTACTGCCGTGACCCCTTCGGTGCCTGGGAATAGGACAATGGACCTCTTCCCAG TCTTGCCGGTCTGTGTCTGTGACTTGACTCCTGGTGCCTGTGATATAAATTGTTGCTGCGACAGGGACTGCTATCTTCTCCATCCGAGGACAGTTTTCTCCTTCTGCCTTCCTGGAAGCGTAAG GTCTTCAAGTTGGGTGTGTGTGGACAACTCTCTAATCTTCAGGAGTAATTCCCCATTTCCTACAAGAGTTTTCACGGATTCAAATGGAATTAGGCAGTTTTGTGTCCATGTGAACAACT caGAATTAAACTATTTCCAGAAGCTCCAAAAGGTTGACACAATCAACTTTCAGGCCCTGGCTGCAGAGTTTGGaggctttcattttatttcaacTTTCCAAATCCAGTCACCACCACCTTTTTACAGG GCTGGCGACCCTATTCTGACTTACTTCTCTAAGTGGTCTATAGTAAGCCTGCTGAGACAGCCTGCAGGAGTTGGAGCTGGAGGACTCTGTGCTGAGAGCAATCCTGCAG GTTTCCTGGACAGTAAAAGTACCACTTGCACTCGCTTCTTTAAGAACCTGGCAAGTAGCTGTATCTCAGATCCAGCCCTCGATGCTGCCTCTTACTATAACTTCACAGTCTTGAAG GTTCCAAGAGGTATGACTGACCTGCAGAATATGAAG GTGCCTGTAACACTTGTCTCACAGGCTGCTTCTCCTCTGTTGGCTGGCAACACTTGTCAGAATGTTGTTTCCCAG gtGATGTATGAGATAGAGACGAATGGAACCTTTGGAATCCAGAGAGTCTCTGTCAGTTTTCAACAAACCAACCTGACCATTGAGCCAGATGCTTCCTTACAGCAACGCTTCGTCACTCGCTTCAGA GCTTTTGAGCAAAACACAGCGGCTTCTCGTCCTGGTCCtagaagtggaaaccctggctATATTGTTGGGAAGCCACTCTTGGCTTTAACTGGTGATGTAAGTTACTCA ATGACCCTCTTGCAGAGTCAGGGTGATGGAACCTGTTCTGAAAAGAGACATAAAGTACAGTTTGGAGTGAATGCAATCTCTGGGTGCAAGCTTAG GCTGAGGGAGGTGGACTATAGCCACTTGCCCCAGGAGATTTATCAGACTCTTCACGGAAAGCCCAGACCAGAGCATGTCGCTGTCTTTGGTAACGCTGACCCAGCCCACGAAGGACAGTGGACCAGGATCCTCAGTCGGAACTGCAGTGTTTTG GCTATGAATTATACATCCTGCTGTTTCATACCAGTTTCCCTGGAGATCCAGGTATTGTGGGCATATATAGGCCTCCAGTCCAACCCACAGGCTCATGTGTCAGGAGTCCGATTCGTCTACCAATGCCAATTTGTACAG